A part of Pseudomonas lutea genomic DNA contains:
- a CDS encoding dermonecrotic toxin domain-containing protein, with the protein MNTASLALTSSFIQSTLPQWFIQAPPPLRDALRLDMTCAQAARDDLSTILRRIQDLPSFARPLLQQALDAAFGPGLDVDHDVFLHARFKHHWLTGRASPLGSGTCSLLAAALQNFEAPEAQETERETTSAILASSRIGRESENAMQAQRDGDVHPLNVQPARFIELCRRLDIGGQYQRHLHHVLHPVARPDVPGSLDSEDIKARIIEHARLALRVECHIGRLKGMIDEAQYQALLKIDVNSPTDEFFTLHILGCKLRNALLFKPKGDARWIAYLPGESDNVVQSFASLDQLTQMLRTRLRDEAYQHYVDRFIPERSKAVFFQRLRERLAPHVLHSVARGTGFHRQLISVAEVDDKAELDLEAISLGGSLGGVFYLDTLLRIKDDARVLAVPTDDEDRKTREQRRAEWLSFGIDAANLAALFVPGLGETMLLVAGAQLLDETFEGVDAWRHGDMDQALEHLGNVAENLVLMGAMGAAGGATHAMTADAAILQPPSFIKRSVLARDPVGRLRLADPAVALRRLHPDLAELDDKSVARVMAVSGMDGEQLAALHIDEQPAPAALLDTAKRLRLRRNPAVSAQNFEEAYAASEQSSEPMIMLLRRDFPSLTLASAEALVAETSAEQRLAMSGTRRIPLEVAGKVRLHLRQTRMSRALEGFFDPRDTPGSDVQRLTLRSLATFPGWPADLCIEIREGVATGPVLDRIGAEHAARRRSLIKGDNGFHLDGVAGPQPDTSLFSALLQALPEDIRQVMGLDDSGTGAEVRALKRRIFNWVHSQPKWAFEQLGEWTLPTAFRPPQRLPGGRLGYPLSGRGPGLPASDGAVRQQLLQAMTDLYPESTDMAQQVEEMAQRGRPLPSLLAATNARALAYEQLHANLIAWAEADDMSVLLNDGERAARRQVAQVLSRAWRFSHDAAPRGSRWLTLEHTSLPELPPLHHFYADITRVELNHVQADTAAVNAFVAHFPNMTHLNVRGSFTEVPQGLLQLQFLEHLTLENMPWPISQPAMDRLMDIPALHSLSLAGTYLGEFSDTSRFRLSTLWINNTGLTQWPDWTRSLALAELDISDNHITEIAAEIVENPRDHERHTVIYGYNNPFSHQTLEDYWRNDTGYGHRYRLDFDFPDDIREIPVEGALTDSESDRESETSDDESASHAHRALSGRSAAAPSVQQWLRPGEDVLNRRLQEAWAQVAADGDAPHVLVLLQRLRETPDFSQFHAELAADVLSVLEAAAQDAALRGQLEVMANDRLFGANQTCQDGARLIFSDIQVAVYSRESLRGVAEARRTDALLGVMRQLFRLHEVQSLADAEIARRESLGVGVDHAEVRLAYRIGLADDLGLPGQPHRMVWARLAAVDRWVLLDARRRVLEAERGPAFLQFAVSDQQWNARLRVDHEAGLAAATASVRRRMAALEEHPPTDPDDYHRQGLALIAEREAAEALMLRQLTDLYRAGW; encoded by the coding sequence CCATCGTTTGCCCGGCCTTTGCTGCAGCAGGCACTGGATGCCGCGTTCGGGCCAGGCCTTGATGTCGATCACGACGTGTTCCTGCATGCCAGGTTTAAACACCACTGGCTGACGGGCCGCGCTTCGCCGCTGGGTTCGGGCACTTGCTCGCTGCTGGCCGCCGCGTTACAGAATTTCGAGGCGCCCGAAGCGCAGGAGACCGAACGCGAAACCACATCGGCCATTCTCGCCAGCAGCCGCATTGGCAGAGAAAGTGAAAATGCGATGCAGGCGCAGCGGGACGGTGACGTCCATCCCTTGAATGTGCAGCCCGCGCGCTTCATCGAGCTGTGCCGTCGCCTTGACATCGGTGGCCAGTATCAACGGCATCTGCATCACGTGCTGCACCCTGTCGCGCGGCCGGATGTGCCCGGCAGTCTGGACAGCGAGGACATCAAAGCGCGCATTATCGAGCACGCGCGGCTGGCGCTGAGGGTCGAGTGTCACATTGGGCGTCTCAAAGGGATGATTGATGAAGCGCAATATCAAGCGCTGCTGAAGATCGATGTGAACAGTCCCACCGATGAGTTTTTTACCCTGCACATCCTTGGCTGCAAATTGCGCAACGCATTGCTGTTCAAACCCAAAGGCGACGCCCGATGGATCGCCTATTTACCTGGCGAGTCCGATAACGTTGTCCAGTCTTTCGCGTCGCTGGATCAGCTCACGCAGATGTTGCGGACCAGACTGCGTGACGAGGCCTACCAGCACTACGTCGACAGGTTCATTCCCGAGCGCAGCAAAGCCGTTTTTTTTCAACGATTGCGAGAGCGTCTGGCGCCCCATGTCCTGCACAGCGTCGCCCGTGGCACAGGCTTCCATCGGCAGTTGATCAGCGTCGCCGAGGTGGACGACAAGGCTGAGCTGGACCTGGAGGCGATCAGCCTGGGCGGCTCGTTGGGTGGAGTGTTTTACCTTGATACGTTACTGCGAATCAAAGATGACGCGCGCGTCCTGGCTGTGCCCACAGACGACGAAGACCGCAAGACCCGCGAGCAGCGCCGGGCTGAATGGCTGAGCTTCGGCATTGATGCGGCGAACCTTGCCGCGCTGTTTGTGCCGGGTCTGGGCGAAACGATGCTGCTCGTGGCAGGCGCGCAACTGCTCGACGAGACCTTCGAGGGCGTTGATGCGTGGCGCCATGGCGACATGGACCAGGCCCTGGAGCATCTGGGGAATGTTGCCGAGAATCTGGTGCTCATGGGCGCGATGGGGGCGGCGGGCGGCGCGACACACGCCATGACTGCCGACGCTGCGATCCTGCAACCGCCGTCTTTCATCAAGCGTAGCGTGCTTGCGCGCGACCCGGTCGGCCGCTTGCGCCTCGCTGACCCGGCCGTTGCGCTACGGCGCCTGCACCCGGACCTGGCAGAGCTTGACGACAAAAGCGTTGCCCGGGTCATGGCGGTGAGTGGCATGGACGGTGAGCAACTGGCGGCCTTGCACATTGACGAACAGCCCGCGCCGGCGGCACTGCTCGACACGGCAAAGCGGCTTCGTTTGCGTCGGAACCCGGCAGTTTCTGCCCAGAATTTCGAGGAGGCGTACGCTGCCAGCGAACAGTCCAGTGAGCCCATGATCATGCTGCTCAGGCGGGATTTTCCTTCCCTCACCCTGGCGTCGGCCGAGGCGTTAGTCGCCGAAACGAGCGCGGAACAGCGACTGGCAATGTCGGGTACTCGACGCATCCCGCTGGAGGTCGCCGGCAAGGTCCGCCTGCACCTGCGTCAGACCCGAATGAGCCGCGCGCTTGAAGGGTTTTTCGACCCCCGCGACACTCCCGGCAGCGATGTGCAACGCCTGACGCTGCGCAGCCTTGCGACATTTCCCGGATGGCCTGCCGACCTGTGCATCGAGATTCGCGAGGGCGTCGCCACCGGACCGGTGCTCGATCGCATCGGGGCAGAGCATGCAGCGAGGCGACGATCGCTCATCAAAGGAGACAATGGATTTCACCTGGACGGCGTTGCAGGGCCGCAACCCGACACCAGCCTGTTTTCCGCGCTGCTTCAGGCACTTCCGGAAGACATTCGGCAGGTAATGGGTTTAGACGATTCTGGCACTGGCGCTGAGGTCCGCGCGCTCAAGCGGCGAATTTTCAATTGGGTTCACTCGCAGCCGAAGTGGGCGTTCGAGCAATTGGGGGAGTGGACCCTGCCGACGGCGTTCAGGCCGCCGCAGCGCTTGCCGGGGGGCCGCCTCGGTTATCCGCTCAGCGGCCGCGGACCCGGTTTGCCGGCCAGTGACGGCGCCGTACGGCAGCAACTGCTTCAGGCAATGACGGACCTCTATCCGGAAAGCACGGATATGGCGCAGCAGGTAGAGGAGATGGCGCAACGCGGGCGGCCGCTGCCGTCACTCCTGGCAGCCACAAATGCGCGGGCTCTGGCCTACGAGCAACTGCATGCGAATCTGATCGCGTGGGCGGAAGCCGATGACATGAGCGTCTTGCTCAATGATGGTGAACGTGCGGCTCGCCGCCAGGTAGCCCAGGTGCTGAGCAGGGCCTGGCGCTTCAGCCACGATGCTGCGCCTCGGGGCTCTCGCTGGCTAACCCTGGAACATACCTCCCTTCCGGAGCTGCCGCCGCTGCATCATTTCTACGCGGATATCACTCGGGTGGAACTCAATCATGTACAGGCTGACACGGCCGCCGTGAATGCTTTTGTGGCGCACTTCCCGAACATGACTCACCTCAATGTGCGCGGCAGTTTCACCGAGGTCCCGCAGGGTTTGCTGCAACTGCAATTTCTGGAGCATCTGACGCTGGAGAATATGCCGTGGCCGATCAGTCAGCCGGCGATGGACAGATTGATGGATATTCCGGCGCTGCACTCGCTCAGTTTGGCGGGGACCTATCTGGGTGAATTCAGCGATACCAGCCGCTTTCGCCTGTCGACCCTGTGGATCAACAATACAGGCTTGACGCAGTGGCCGGACTGGACTCGTTCGCTGGCCCTCGCCGAGCTGGACATCAGTGATAACCACATCACCGAGATCGCCGCCGAGATCGTCGAAAACCCGCGGGATCATGAGCGGCATACCGTCATTTATGGCTACAACAATCCTTTTTCGCACCAGACGCTGGAGGATTACTGGCGCAACGACACGGGATATGGGCATCGCTACCGCCTCGATTTCGATTTCCCCGACGACATCCGTGAGATCCCCGTGGAAGGCGCCCTGACTGACAGCGAGTCCGACCGCGAGTCTGAAACATCCGACGACGAAAGCGCGTCTCACGCCCACCGTGCCCTTTCGGGTCGCTCCGCTGCCGCCCCCTCCGTGCAACAGTGGTTGCGTCCCGGCGAGGATGTGCTGAACCGGCGCTTGCAGGAAGCGTGGGCACAGGTGGCGGCGGACGGCGACGCGCCACATGTGCTGGTGCTGTTGCAGCGACTGAGAGAGACCCCGGATTTCTCTCAGTTCCATGCCGAGCTTGCCGCCGACGTGCTCAGCGTTCTGGAAGCGGCCGCGCAGGATGCTGCGTTGCGCGGGCAGCTGGAAGTGATGGCCAACGACCGTTTGTTCGGCGCCAACCAGACCTGCCAGGACGGTGCGCGGTTGATATTCAGCGACATCCAGGTCGCGGTATACAGCCGCGAGTCTTTGCGCGGCGTGGCCGAAGCCAGGCGCACGGATGCGTTACTCGGCGTTATGCGTCAGCTCTTCCGCCTGCATGAAGTGCAGTCACTCGCCGACGCGGAGATCGCCCGGCGCGAGAGCCTGGGGGTGGGAGTGGATCATGCAGAAGTCCGATTGGCTTACCGAATCGGTCTGGCCGATGACCTCGGCCTGCCCGGCCAACCTCATCGCATGGTCTGGGCGCGTCTGGCGGCGGTTGACCGCTGGGTCTTGCTGGACGCCCGTCGGCGAGTCCTGGAGGCGGAGCGCGGCCCGGCGTTCCTGCAATTTGCAGTCAGCGATCAGCAGTGGAACGCGCGGCTACGCGTCGATCACGAGGCAGGGCTGGCCGCAGCCACCGCTTCAGTGCGCCGTCGCATGGCCGCGCTGGAAGAACATCCGCCGACTGACCCCGACGACTATCATCGGCAAGGCCTGGCACTGATAGCAGAACGCGAAGCCGCTGAAGCGCTGATGCTCCGTCAACTGACGGACCTTTACCGCGCCGGCTGGTAA